From Herpetosiphon gulosus, a single genomic window includes:
- a CDS encoding maleylpyruvate isomerase family mycothiol-dependent enzyme, whose amino-acid sequence MNASQLLKQERADAVALLESLTKEQWQATTLCEGWTVTHLVAHMVARETQPIRFLVAESTKGKLGLHPDDLMQQALKQGRFALLQQLRNGPPLAFRLPGPALANFVEQWVHNEDLRRAGLNKPRISPPAVQDLIWKLLHINARMMLRSFKTPGIIALVRPNGQALAFQVGTGFPRQAKPADAAVKLIGEPGEILLYLFGRKIAANISIEGDPHLVQALREAVMAL is encoded by the coding sequence ATGAATGCTTCGCAATTGCTTAAACAAGAACGCGCTGATGCCGTGGCATTACTTGAATCGTTAACTAAAGAACAATGGCAGGCCACCACACTGTGCGAAGGCTGGACTGTCACGCATTTGGTGGCGCATATGGTCGCCCGCGAAACTCAACCAATCCGCTTTTTAGTCGCCGAATCGACCAAAGGCAAGCTAGGTTTACACCCCGACGATTTGATGCAACAGGCCTTGAAGCAAGGGCGGTTCGCTTTATTGCAACAATTGCGCAATGGCCCACCATTAGCGTTTCGCTTACCTGGCCCAGCCTTGGCTAATTTTGTTGAGCAATGGGTGCATAACGAGGATTTACGCCGCGCTGGCTTGAATAAACCACGTATCTCGCCGCCAGCAGTCCAAGATTTAATTTGGAAATTACTGCATATCAATGCTCGCATGATGTTGCGCTCGTTTAAAACACCTGGAATTATTGCGCTGGTGCGGCCCAATGGTCAAGCCTTGGCTTTTCAGGTTGGCACTGGATTTCCACGCCAAGCTAAGCCCGCCGATGCAGCAGTTAAATTAATCGGCGAGCCAGGTGAGATTTTGCTGTATTTATTTGGCCGCAAAATCGCCGCCAATATCAGCATCGAGGGCGACCCACACTTAGTTCAGGCCTTACGTGAAGCTGTGATGGCGTTATAG